The following coding sequences are from one Granulicella arctica window:
- a CDS encoding TolC family protein: MTCALGLLLFAGYQASAQSSASSSATAPSTASGTSSTIPQSQSQLSNASGSNGSQVTSDSFKGSIIEGKATDGVLDLSLDEAIQRGLRTNLGLILQTSSQKNASGQRLEQLQALLPTANGAASYSVEQINLAAEGIKFPGLNPIIGPFQVMDFRAYLTQNLVNVPALQNYIAAKHSFQAAKFTAEDARDMVVLTVGNAYLLCIADQSRITAVNAELATSKLSLDQATAAHDAGTSPRLDVLRAQVDYQNEQQTLIATTNDLAKAKLALARTIGLPLDQQFRLTDSEPYQSLDTIDPQAAFDQALKGRKDLAAASEQVKSASAQKTAAWTQQLPTATVSGDFGDEGTTIGHSHSTYSATGTINAPILQIAKTRGDEQVASAQYETAKAKYSDQIQQVNADIRDSILDIRSAARLVEAAQSNVDLATEALSEAQQRFHSGVSDNLPVSQAQSQTEQANDQYISALYQHNVAKLSLARALGIAQTNYKDYLGGK; this comes from the coding sequence GTGACGTGTGCTCTCGGGCTTCTCCTCTTCGCGGGGTATCAGGCAAGCGCACAGTCGAGCGCCAGCTCTTCGGCAACCGCGCCGTCTACGGCCTCGGGAACGAGCTCGACCATCCCGCAGTCGCAATCGCAGCTCTCCAATGCCTCCGGCTCCAACGGCTCCCAAGTCACCTCGGACTCCTTCAAGGGGTCGATCATCGAGGGAAAGGCAACCGACGGTGTCCTCGACCTCTCGCTCGATGAAGCCATCCAGCGCGGCCTCCGCACCAACCTCGGCCTGATCCTTCAGACCTCCTCGCAGAAGAACGCCAGCGGCCAGCGGCTGGAGCAGCTTCAGGCGCTCCTTCCTACAGCGAACGGTGCAGCTTCCTACTCCGTCGAGCAGATCAATCTCGCTGCGGAAGGTATCAAATTTCCTGGCCTCAATCCAATCATCGGACCCTTTCAGGTGATGGACTTCCGCGCCTACCTGACTCAGAATCTCGTCAACGTTCCCGCGCTCCAGAACTACATCGCCGCGAAGCACAGCTTCCAGGCTGCCAAGTTCACGGCGGAGGATGCTCGCGACATGGTCGTCCTCACCGTCGGCAACGCCTATCTGCTCTGCATCGCGGATCAGTCGCGCATTACCGCGGTCAACGCCGAGCTGGCCACCTCCAAGCTCTCGCTCGATCAGGCAACCGCCGCGCACGACGCTGGCACCAGTCCGCGGCTTGACGTGCTCCGTGCGCAGGTGGACTACCAGAACGAGCAGCAGACCCTGATCGCCACGACCAACGATCTCGCCAAGGCAAAGCTTGCGCTGGCACGCACCATCGGCCTTCCGCTCGACCAGCAGTTCCGCCTCACCGATTCGGAGCCATATCAGTCGCTTGATACCATCGACCCGCAGGCTGCCTTCGATCAGGCGCTCAAGGGTCGTAAGGATCTCGCAGCCGCCTCCGAACAGGTGAAGTCAGCCAGCGCGCAGAAGACTGCAGCCTGGACCCAGCAGCTTCCCACGGCGACTGTAAGCGGCGACTTCGGCGACGAGGGAACGACGATCGGGCACTCGCACAGCACCTATAGCGCGACCGGCACCATCAACGCGCCGATCCTGCAAATCGCCAAGACACGCGGCGACGAGCAGGTCGCCTCCGCGCAGTATGAGACGGCCAAGGCGAAGTACTCCGATCAGATCCAGCAGGTCAATGCGGACATCCGTGACAGCATCCTCGACATCCGCTCTGCGGCACGACTCGTCGAAGCCGCTCAATCGAATGTCGATCTGGCCACCGAAGCGCTTAGCGAGGCGCAGCAGCGCTTCCACTCCGGCGTCTCAGACAACCTGCCCGTTTCACAGGCCCAGTCGCAGACCGAGCAGGCCAACGACCAATACATCAGCGCGCTCTACCAGCACAATGTTGCGAAGCTCTCGCTCGCACGTGCCCTCGGCATCGCGCAGACCAACTACAAAGACTATCTGGGAGGAAAGTAA
- a CDS encoding efflux RND transporter periplasmic adaptor subunit — protein sequence MADQSEQQQSKKDENNNEIEPAEKKSRRRFIIIAVVILLVLIAGLFYWHSTYSEDTDDAQVDGDLYQVSSRITGQVIKVYVEDNQKVEAGAPIADIDPKDYQVALEQAQATLASSQAAYLQADVNVPITNVSSRTDISTSGSAVLSAQAAIAQAQKQAQAASARVDQAKANAVKSRLDVERYTPLVQKDVISKQQYDAAVATDAGNTAAVLDAQATLLAQQAAVSQADEKLAQARSTASQSRSNGPQLVRVQQALANSQLARVKEAQAQVDQATLNLSYAHITAPVTGIVSKKNVVVGANLSIGQDLLTIVPLTNLWVTANFKETQLDKMKSGQNVTIKVDALGGRKFSGKVTQIGGATGSKLSLFPPENATGNYVKVVQRIPVRIDFTNLQQEDGDYALRPGFSVTPEVAVK from the coding sequence GTGGCAGATCAATCGGAACAGCAGCAGAGCAAGAAGGATGAGAACAACAACGAAATCGAACCGGCAGAGAAGAAGTCCCGGCGTCGTTTCATCATAATCGCCGTTGTCATCCTGCTGGTGCTCATCGCGGGCCTCTTTTACTGGCACTCCACGTACTCCGAAGACACCGACGACGCTCAGGTGGATGGCGATCTCTATCAGGTAAGCTCGCGCATCACCGGTCAGGTCATCAAGGTCTATGTCGAGGATAACCAGAAGGTCGAAGCCGGCGCTCCGATCGCCGACATCGACCCCAAGGACTACCAGGTAGCGCTCGAACAGGCTCAGGCCACTCTGGCAAGCTCGCAGGCCGCCTATTTGCAGGCCGACGTCAACGTCCCCATCACCAACGTCAGCAGCCGCACGGACATCAGCACCAGCGGCAGCGCTGTGCTGAGCGCCCAGGCCGCAATCGCCCAGGCGCAGAAGCAGGCCCAGGCCGCTTCTGCCCGGGTCGATCAGGCCAAGGCAAACGCTGTGAAGTCGCGTCTCGACGTCGAGCGGTACACTCCGCTCGTCCAGAAGGACGTCATCTCGAAGCAGCAGTATGACGCAGCGGTCGCGACCGATGCAGGCAACACAGCGGCTGTCCTCGACGCGCAGGCCACGTTGCTCGCGCAGCAAGCAGCGGTCTCGCAGGCCGATGAAAAGCTCGCCCAGGCCCGTTCCACGGCGTCGCAGTCTCGGAGCAACGGTCCGCAGCTGGTTCGTGTGCAGCAGGCTCTGGCGAACTCGCAGTTGGCGCGAGTCAAAGAGGCTCAGGCACAGGTCGATCAGGCAACGTTGAACCTCAGCTACGCCCACATCACCGCGCCAGTCACCGGCATCGTCAGCAAGAAGAACGTCGTCGTCGGCGCTAACCTGAGCATCGGGCAGGACCTTCTCACCATCGTGCCGCTTACAAACCTCTGGGTGACCGCTAACTTCAAAGAGACGCAGCTCGACAAGATGAAGTCCGGCCAGAACGTTACCATCAAGGTCGACGCCCTTGGCGGCCGCAAGTTCTCCGGCAAGGTCACTCAGATCGGCGGAGCGACCGGCTCGAAGCTCTCGCTCTTCCCGCCTGAGAACGCCACCGGCAACTACGTCAAGGTCGTGCAGCGCATCCCGGTTCGCATCGACTTCACCAACCTGCAGCAGGAGGATGGCGACTATGCGCTTCGTCCCGGTTTCTCCGTCACCCCCGAAGTTGCCGTCAAATAG
- a CDS encoding VTT domain-containing protein, which yields MPIALAFFVQYAYGILFLWVLVEQLGIPIPSIPVLLTAGTLSATHRIHASYALLVVLAACLLADSIWYLLGRRYGNRILNLLCRLSLEADTCVAKTEGYFTRRGPVTLLFAKFVPGLSTVAAPIAGQTGMPYGRFFLYDLAGSVIWAEAYLLAGRFFGDIAKKSAPFFHVLSHFAFAIFVLMVLGFMAYRVFKQRRFLTQVRAMRLEPEELKEMIDKAAAAGNIPPFIVDLRHPLDYLPDPRVLPGAVRISPNEIALHNEKIPRDRDVILYCTCPNEETSAKVAMQLQKVGVYRVRPLHRGFDGWKEAGFPLHHYVEPTAVEQSAASKLIAAI from the coding sequence ATGCCCATCGCTCTCGCCTTCTTCGTCCAGTATGCGTACGGAATCCTCTTCCTCTGGGTTCTGGTGGAGCAGCTTGGCATCCCGATCCCTAGCATTCCGGTCCTGCTCACCGCAGGCACGCTCAGCGCGACCCACAGGATTCACGCCTCCTACGCGCTTTTGGTCGTTCTCGCCGCATGCCTGCTCGCGGACAGCATCTGGTATTTGCTTGGACGCCGCTACGGCAATCGCATCCTCAACCTGCTCTGCCGCCTCTCACTCGAGGCTGACACCTGCGTCGCCAAGACAGAGGGCTACTTCACGCGGCGCGGCCCCGTTACGCTGCTCTTCGCCAAGTTCGTTCCCGGCCTCTCCACCGTTGCCGCGCCCATCGCCGGACAGACCGGCATGCCTTACGGCCGCTTCTTCCTCTATGACCTGGCCGGTTCCGTCATCTGGGCCGAAGCATATCTCCTCGCCGGCCGCTTCTTCGGAGATATTGCCAAAAAAAGCGCACCCTTCTTCCACGTCCTCAGCCACTTTGCCTTCGCCATCTTCGTCCTGATGGTCCTCGGTTTCATGGCCTACCGCGTCTTCAAGCAGCGCCGCTTCCTCACGCAGGTCCGTGCCATGCGTCTTGAGCCGGAGGAGCTGAAGGAGATGATCGACAAGGCTGCGGCAGCGGGCAACATTCCGCCCTTCATCGTCGATCTTCGCCATCCGCTCGACTATCTGCCCGATCCTCGCGTCCTTCCCGGAGCTGTTCGCATCTCTCCGAACGAGATCGCCTTGCATAACGAAAAGATCCCGCGCGACCGGGATGTGATCCTTTACTGTACCTGTCCTAACGAAGAGACCAGCGCCAAGGTCGCCATGCAGCTCCAGAAGGTCGGCGTCTATCGCGTCAGACCGCTGCATCGAGGCTTCGACGGGTGGAAAGAGGCCGGGTTTCCCCTTCATCACTACGTCGAGCCCACCGCAGTCGAGCAAAGCGCCGCGTCCAAGTTGATCGCAGCAATCTAA
- a CDS encoding metallophosphoesterase family protein, whose amino-acid sequence MTTQKQPLKHKKKHPAPSSPGSQPVFAQPKPSPDPTGFKDPVTDQNDQGLNTLEAVPVPTNGAVEPILTLQQIYGSAGAAKAAAIQTSGQIVFHSVGDTGSVSGPTTQSLVADKMVTDFTEANPADIPSFFYHLGDYVYYFGEATYYYDQFYEPYRDYPAPILGVPGNHDGVVYAADSAPTLAAFLANFCTAAPTQAPDAGGLLRTTMIQPGVYFTFEAPFVRILGLYSNVLEDPGVISGQNGQNTILDNRQVAFLTAALERIKSENFTGAILIAVHHPPFTGGAAHGGSPLMLADIDSACTAAGVWPHAVLSGHAHNYQRYTRTINGLQIPFLVAGCGGHSPLSAMRGIYRTPYVIDSTLTLESYDATDYGYLRILVNAETMAIEFHPESDGGTTKTPNDVVTITLATHSIS is encoded by the coding sequence ATGACGACACAGAAGCAACCCCTCAAGCACAAGAAGAAGCATCCCGCTCCATCGAGCCCCGGCAGCCAACCCGTCTTCGCCCAGCCGAAGCCCTCGCCCGATCCCACCGGCTTCAAAGATCCCGTCACCGACCAGAACGATCAGGGCCTCAACACGCTCGAAGCTGTGCCCGTTCCAACCAACGGTGCAGTCGAGCCCATCCTGACCCTCCAGCAGATCTACGGCAGCGCGGGAGCAGCTAAAGCTGCGGCCATTCAGACATCCGGTCAGATCGTATTCCACTCCGTTGGCGACACCGGCAGTGTCTCCGGTCCCACGACCCAATCTCTTGTCGCAGACAAGATGGTGACTGACTTTACCGAAGCCAATCCTGCCGACATTCCATCCTTCTTCTACCATCTTGGCGATTACGTCTATTACTTCGGCGAAGCCACCTACTACTACGACCAGTTCTACGAGCCCTACCGCGATTACCCCGCGCCCATCCTCGGTGTCCCCGGCAACCACGATGGTGTCGTCTATGCGGCTGACTCCGCGCCTACGCTCGCCGCCTTTCTCGCCAACTTTTGCACCGCCGCTCCCACGCAAGCGCCAGATGCAGGCGGCCTGCTTCGTACCACGATGATTCAGCCCGGCGTTTACTTCACCTTCGAGGCGCCTTTTGTGCGCATCCTCGGCCTCTACAGCAACGTCCTCGAAGATCCCGGCGTCATCTCAGGCCAGAACGGGCAGAACACAATCCTCGATAACCGACAGGTTGCCTTCCTTACTGCTGCGCTCGAACGCATCAAGAGCGAAAACTTTACCGGAGCCATCCTTATCGCTGTCCATCACCCGCCCTTTACCGGAGGCGCAGCGCACGGCGGAAGCCCGCTCATGCTAGCCGACATCGACAGTGCCTGCACCGCTGCCGGAGTCTGGCCGCACGCTGTCCTCTCGGGCCACGCGCACAACTACCAGCGCTACACCCGCACGATCAACGGCCTCCAGATCCCGTTCCTTGTCGCTGGCTGCGGCGGACACTCGCCACTCTCGGCTATGCGAGGCATCTATCGCACGCCGTATGTGATCGACAGCACGCTCACGCTCGAAAGCTACGACGCCACGGACTACGGCTATCTCCGCATCCTCGTCAATGCAGAGACAATGGCCATTGAGTTCCACCCCGAAAGCGACGGCGGCACTACCAAAACCCCCAATGATGTCGTCACCATCACCCTCGCGACACACTCCATAAGTTGA
- a CDS encoding energy transducer TonB, translating to MFEDSLFESQHHGVSPRGRWTTAASIVVQTTLASLLVAIPLLHTESLPDRMNALKLIAPTPAPPTPPRTVVQRASSAMASVVPVLGRMLTVPRITPNSIDTSPEPNTSAVSFKEMGSPQGTLLGLADSTTSPVVRVAPEKTIGPVRVSAGVSTGMLLTPIRPVYPQIAKAARVEGTVVVEAVISKTGSIESLHVVSGAAMLQSAAIDAIRAARYQPFLLNGAPVEVQTTITVNFRLGS from the coding sequence ATGTTTGAGGACAGTCTGTTTGAGTCGCAACATCATGGAGTATCGCCGCGTGGGCGATGGACAACGGCTGCTTCTATCGTTGTGCAGACAACGCTCGCTTCCCTGTTGGTCGCCATTCCACTGCTGCATACGGAGTCGTTGCCAGACCGGATGAATGCGCTGAAGCTGATAGCGCCTACACCTGCTCCGCCGACTCCTCCGAGGACCGTTGTGCAGCGAGCTTCGAGCGCGATGGCATCGGTCGTCCCTGTGCTGGGCCGCATGCTGACCGTTCCTCGTATTACGCCGAACAGTATTGATACGTCACCTGAGCCGAATACCTCGGCTGTCTCGTTCAAGGAGATGGGTTCGCCGCAGGGCACGCTGCTGGGTCTTGCCGATAGCACGACGAGTCCTGTAGTGCGTGTTGCTCCTGAGAAGACGATCGGGCCGGTGCGCGTATCGGCGGGCGTGTCGACGGGGATGCTGTTGACACCGATCCGTCCTGTCTATCCGCAGATCGCAAAGGCGGCGCGTGTTGAGGGAACGGTCGTGGTGGAGGCGGTGATCTCGAAGACGGGGAGCATCGAGAGCCTGCATGTGGTCAGCGGAGCTGCGATGCTACAGTCAGCCGCGATCGATGCGATCCGAGCGGCGCGGTATCAGCCATTTCTGCTGAACGGCGCGCCGGTCGAGGTGCAGACGACGATTACAGTCAACTTTCGGCTGGGTAGTTGA
- a CDS encoding UbiD family decarboxylase, with the protein MAYTDLRDFIKQLDKAGELKRITVEVDPILEMAEVADRASKLGKGTPKAGGPALLFQNVKGYPGSTVLMNQFGSEARMKLALDVDSLDGIADRIRTLLHPQTPTSMMDKLKMLPMLAEVGSFFPKVISAKDAACKQVIHKGEDVNLLDLPILKTWPQDGGRFITLPCVITRDPKSGKRNVGMYRMQVYDERTTGMHWQRQKVAAEHMRDRLRAASPDLASRVDLMALTAGGTTAASSTESLSAHTITKLREDRMEVAVAIGTDPAITFSAIVPAPPEVEECLIAGFLRQKPVELVKAETVDLEVPAHAEYILEGYVQLGELRTEGPFGDHTGFYTMQDEYPVFHLTAITHRKDPIYAATVVGKPPMEDAWMGKAVERIFLPLMQLTLPEIVDVNLPAEGVFHNLMIVSIRKSYAGHARKIMNGIWAMGQAMFTKCVIVVDEDCDVQDVAEVTLRVANNIDPERDIQFTLGPVDSLDHASRLPNYGSKMGIDATRKWAAEGFTRPWPPMLKMDPAVTAKIDQLWKKLGIE; encoded by the coding sequence TTGGCCTACACAGATCTACGCGACTTCATCAAGCAGTTGGACAAAGCCGGAGAACTCAAGCGCATCACCGTCGAGGTCGACCCCATCCTCGAGATGGCCGAGGTCGCAGACCGCGCCTCCAAGCTCGGCAAGGGAACACCCAAGGCTGGTGGTCCAGCGCTCCTCTTCCAAAACGTCAAAGGCTATCCCGGCTCCACTGTGCTGATGAACCAGTTCGGTAGCGAAGCTCGTATGAAGCTCGCCCTCGACGTCGACTCGCTCGACGGCATTGCTGACCGCATTCGCACTCTCTTGCATCCACAAACTCCCACGAGCATGATGGACAAGCTCAAGATGCTCCCGATGCTCGCGGAGGTTGGCAGCTTCTTTCCCAAGGTCATCTCAGCAAAAGACGCAGCCTGCAAGCAGGTCATCCATAAGGGCGAAGACGTAAACCTGCTCGACCTTCCCATTCTCAAGACCTGGCCGCAGGATGGCGGACGCTTCATCACGCTACCGTGTGTCATCACGCGTGACCCGAAGTCCGGCAAGCGCAACGTCGGCATGTATCGCATGCAGGTCTACGACGAGCGCACCACCGGCATGCACTGGCAGCGTCAGAAGGTCGCCGCCGAACACATGCGCGACCGTCTCCGCGCTGCGTCTCCTGATCTTGCCAGTCGCGTCGACCTGATGGCTCTCACCGCAGGCGGCACCACGGCGGCATCATCTACCGAAAGCCTCAGTGCGCACACCATTACCAAGCTCCGTGAAGACCGCATGGAGGTCGCCGTCGCCATCGGCACCGACCCAGCCATCACCTTCTCTGCCATCGTCCCCGCGCCTCCCGAGGTCGAGGAGTGCCTCATCGCTGGCTTCCTTCGCCAGAAGCCCGTAGAGCTCGTCAAAGCCGAGACGGTCGACCTCGAAGTCCCCGCCCACGCCGAGTACATCCTTGAGGGTTATGTGCAGTTGGGCGAGTTGAGAACCGAAGGCCCCTTCGGCGATCACACCGGCTTCTACACCATGCAAGATGAGTACCCCGTCTTCCATCTCACGGCGATCACCCACCGCAAGGATCCCATCTACGCCGCTACCGTCGTCGGCAAGCCTCCCATGGAGGACGCCTGGATGGGCAAGGCTGTCGAGCGCATCTTCCTGCCCCTCATGCAACTGACGCTGCCCGAGATCGTCGATGTAAATCTTCCCGCCGAAGGTGTCTTCCACAACCTCATGATCGTCTCGATCCGCAAGTCCTATGCCGGACACGCCCGCAAGATCATGAACGGCATCTGGGCCATGGGACAGGCGATGTTTACCAAGTGCGTCATCGTCGTCGACGAGGACTGCGATGTGCAGGACGTCGCCGAGGTCACCCTCCGCGTCGCCAACAACATCGATCCCGAGCGCGACATCCAGTTCACCCTTGGTCCTGTCGATTCGCTCGACCACGCCAGTCGTCTGCCCAACTACGGCAGCAAGATGGGCATCGACGCCACCCGCAAATGGGCAGCCGAAGGCTTCACACGCCCCTGGCCGCCCATGCTCAAGATGGACCCTGCCGTGACCGCAAAGATCGATCAGCTTTGGAAAAAGCTCGGGATCGAATAG
- a CDS encoding cupin domain-containing protein, whose protein sequence is MIQDPSRRNFLRTAPAATVAGLALSEVVLYRSGAAQSTAPEPFQVFTSETIGSMVHGLEASPGNKDLVKTPALPFSITFTSEQKKSAKEFEYHEGRHHIFHIIEGSTTFELGGTPQSPHSTAPGEWLAPTSAGSTLVTLHKGDILVIPKGTPHKRSTEESVTLSLVSIESPRS, encoded by the coding sequence ATGATCCAAGATCCCTCTCGCCGCAACTTTCTTCGGACGGCTCCGGCCGCTACCGTCGCCGGCCTCGCATTGAGCGAGGTCGTACTATATCGCTCCGGGGCTGCTCAGAGCACCGCGCCTGAGCCATTCCAGGTATTCACCTCCGAGACGATCGGCAGCATGGTACATGGGCTTGAGGCCAGTCCGGGGAACAAGGACCTCGTCAAGACGCCTGCACTGCCTTTCTCGATCACCTTTACCTCCGAGCAAAAGAAGAGCGCGAAGGAGTTCGAGTACCATGAGGGCCGCCACCACATCTTCCACATCATCGAAGGCTCGACCACGTTTGAGCTGGGCGGCACACCTCAGAGCCCGCACAGCACGGCTCCCGGAGAATGGCTTGCACCAACGTCCGCAGGCAGCACCCTGGTGACGCTGCACAAGGGAGACATCCTGGTGATCCCAAAGGGGACTCCACATAAGCGCAGTACCGAAGAGAGCGTGACCTTGAGCCTTGTCTCGATCGAGTCGCCGCGCTCGTAA
- a CDS encoding molybdopterin-dependent oxidoreductase, giving the protein MMMRRMLPLVLFTVLATAPSSFTRLQAQAGGQINDLVAHPHAKAEPSTVLTLTGTDGKVLSLTPAELTAMPHTSVSVFNEHTKADETYTGVALTDLLAKVGVPVGKDLKGKAYRMYVLAEGTDHYTVLYSLDEVDGMAHKGDVIVADTLNGTPLTADGAFKLVSSEDKRPARWVRNLTAITVKVAE; this is encoded by the coding sequence ATGATGATGCGCCGAATGCTTCCCCTCGTCCTTTTTACCGTCCTGGCAACAGCCCCTTCCAGCTTCACCCGGCTTCAGGCCCAGGCGGGAGGCCAGATTAATGATCTGGTGGCACATCCTCACGCAAAGGCAGAACCTTCAACCGTGCTGACGCTGACCGGAACGGATGGGAAGGTGCTCTCGCTGACTCCCGCCGAGCTGACAGCGATGCCACATACGAGCGTCTCCGTCTTCAACGAGCACACAAAAGCAGACGAGACATACACCGGTGTGGCGCTGACGGATCTGTTGGCAAAGGTCGGGGTTCCGGTGGGCAAGGACCTGAAGGGCAAGGCGTATCGGATGTATGTGCTGGCCGAGGGGACGGATCACTACACGGTGCTGTACTCGTTGGATGAGGTGGACGGTATGGCGCACAAGGGCGATGTGATCGTGGCAGACACGCTGAACGGTACGCCGCTGACGGCAGATGGAGCTTTCAAACTGGTGAGCAGCGAGGACAAGCGTCCTGCGCGATGGGTGCGAAACCTGACGGCGATTACGGTGAAAGTGGCGGAGTAG
- the nuoI gene encoding NADH-quinone oxidoreductase subunit NuoI gives MSIVKNTAAIAKGMSITFKEMFQPTEVENYPDGPGPMRGAQFQERFRGKHQLQRDENGLEKCVACFLCAAACPSNCIYIEAAENTEEVRISSAERYAKVYNIDYNRCIFCGYCVEACPTDAITHGHGFELASLNATTLVMRKEDMLVPLNVLPNHVNSSKDEAEMLA, from the coding sequence ATGTCCATCGTCAAGAACACCGCCGCCATCGCTAAGGGAATGAGCATCACCTTCAAGGAGATGTTCCAGCCGACCGAAGTCGAGAACTATCCCGACGGTCCTGGCCCCATGCGCGGTGCGCAGTTCCAGGAGCGCTTCCGTGGCAAGCACCAGCTCCAGCGCGACGAGAACGGCCTCGAGAAGTGCGTCGCTTGCTTCCTCTGCGCCGCAGCTTGCCCCTCGAACTGCATCTACATCGAGGCTGCCGAGAACACCGAAGAGGTCCGCATCTCCTCGGCAGAGCGCTACGCGAAGGTCTACAACATCGACTACAACCGCTGCATCTTCTGCGGCTACTGTGTCGAAGCCTGTCCCACCGATGCGATCACCCACGGTCATGGCTTTGAACTAGCCTCGCTGAACGCCACTACCCTCGTCATGCGCAAGGAAGACATGCTCGTCCCGTTAAACGTGCTGCCCAATCACGTCAACTCCAGCAAGGACGAGGCTGAAATGCTTGCCTAG
- the thrC gene encoding threonine synthase, whose amino-acid sequence MEYSCSAYELKCNECGKRFGNQPLSACPDCLAPLEIAYDMELARVTFTRANITAGPFNIWRYAALLPIPAGFQPDLPVGFTPLVRAKNLGKRIGAKNLYIKNDAVCFPTLSFKDRVVSVALANAQKFGFDVVGCSSTGNLANSVAAQSARLGLKATILVPADLEPAKILNTQVYGARLVRIDGNYDHVNRLCTQIADEYNWGFVNVNLRPYYAEGSKTVGYEIAEQLGWRLPDNVVCPMAGGSLIRKIRKAFNELIELGLVEDKPVRFFGAQATGCSPISTAVKQGTEDILPQRPNTIARSLAIGNPADGPAAAKMIRATGGWAEDVSDIEIVSGMQELAETEGIFTETAGGVTIAVTARLYAHGRISPDETTVVCITGNGLKTTDALSDQYHPERAVRPRLVDFDEYLRELDGAPEPELAEELAIAGVSHVH is encoded by the coding sequence ATGGAGTATTCCTGTTCGGCGTATGAACTGAAGTGCAACGAGTGCGGCAAACGCTTCGGCAACCAGCCCCTCTCCGCCTGCCCTGACTGCCTGGCACCCCTCGAGATCGCCTATGACATGGAGCTCGCCCGCGTCACCTTCACACGTGCGAACATCACCGCCGGTCCCTTCAATATCTGGCGCTACGCCGCACTTCTTCCTATTCCCGCAGGCTTTCAGCCTGATCTGCCCGTAGGCTTCACCCCGCTCGTTCGCGCAAAGAACCTCGGCAAGCGCATCGGCGCGAAGAACCTCTACATCAAGAACGACGCCGTCTGTTTCCCGACGCTCAGCTTCAAGGACCGTGTCGTCTCTGTCGCTCTCGCCAATGCACAAAAATTCGGCTTTGATGTCGTCGGCTGCTCCTCGACCGGCAATCTGGCCAACTCCGTTGCAGCGCAGTCCGCTCGTCTCGGCCTCAAGGCAACTATTCTTGTCCCTGCCGATCTTGAGCCTGCGAAGATCCTCAACACCCAGGTCTACGGTGCGCGCCTCGTACGCATCGACGGCAACTACGATCACGTCAACCGGCTCTGCACCCAGATCGCCGACGAGTACAACTGGGGCTTCGTCAACGTAAACCTCCGCCCCTACTATGCCGAAGGCTCCAAGACCGTCGGCTACGAGATCGCAGAACAGCTTGGTTGGCGCCTACCCGACAACGTCGTCTGCCCCATGGCCGGCGGCTCGCTCATCCGCAAGATCCGCAAAGCCTTCAACGAGCTGATCGAGCTCGGCCTCGTCGAAGACAAGCCCGTCCGCTTCTTCGGAGCTCAGGCCACCGGCTGCTCACCCATCTCCACTGCCGTCAAGCAGGGAACCGAAGATATCCTGCCGCAGCGCCCCAACACGATCGCTCGTTCGCTTGCCATCGGCAACCCGGCTGACGGCCCCGCCGCTGCCAAGATGATCCGAGCCACCGGCGGCTGGGCGGAGGACGTCTCCGACATCGAGATCGTCTCCGGCATGCAGGAACTCGCCGAGACAGAAGGCATCTTTACCGAGACCGCAGGCGGCGTCACCATTGCCGTCACCGCACGCCTTTATGCTCACGGCCGCATCTCGCCGGACGAGACCACCGTCGTCTGCATCACCGGCAACGGCCTCAAAACGACGGACGCCCTCAGCGACCAGTACCATCCGGAGCGCGCCGTTCGCCCACGCCTCGTCGACTTCGATGAGTACCTGCGCGAGCTGGACGGTGCCCCAGAACCAGAGCTGGCCGAAGAGCTGGCTATTGCAGGAGTCTCCCATGTCCATTAA
- a CDS encoding MoaD/ThiS family protein translates to MSIKVVLPAAFVRHTDGQKQFASTAENLPGLIADIDQTFPALSTQIKDEGGKLRKFINIYVNEEDIRFLGGETYAFQDGDEVMLIPSIAGGSR, encoded by the coding sequence ATGTCCATTAAAGTCGTGCTTCCCGCTGCCTTCGTTCGCCACACCGACGGCCAGAAGCAGTTCGCCTCCACCGCAGAGAATCTTCCCGGCCTGATCGCAGACATCGACCAGACCTTCCCTGCGCTCAGCACCCAGATCAAGGATGAGGGCGGCAAGCTCCGCAAGTTCATCAACATCTATGTCAACGAAGAAGATATCCGCTTCCTCGGCGGCGAAACTTACGCCTTCCAGGATGGCGACGAGGTGATGCTCATCCCCTCCATCGCCGGCGGTTCCCGATAG
- a CDS encoding lmo0937 family membrane protein, which translates to MFLILAIVLVVLWLGGFTLFHVSGFLIHILLIFAVISIILHFITGGRRA; encoded by the coding sequence ATGTTTCTTATCCTCGCTATAGTTCTGGTTGTGCTCTGGCTCGGTGGCTTTACTCTCTTCCACGTCAGCGGATTTCTCATCCATATACTGTTGATCTTCGCCGTCATCTCCATCATTCTCCACTTCATTACCGGCGGCAGACGAGCCTGA